From a single Streptomyces sp. NBC_01264 genomic region:
- a CDS encoding uridine kinase family protein — MDSIIVTRELLGVGLMEAQEIVVSSAAWTPGLPEDRQPVDPAERAGDVTEALLRLPPTRRATRLLAVDGAGGSGKTTLATVVAARLDGAVVVHVDDFYRPMPERERLDAEQGYHRYFDWERLRDQVLIPLRADRAARYQLYDWSTGRLGAWREVAAGSVVIVEGVYSARPETAPYYDLTAYVDTPRDVCLRRVRARGENSEAWILRWRAAEDHYLRTTWPQTRADLLVRGY; from the coding sequence ATGGACTCGATCATCGTCACCCGGGAACTGCTGGGGGTCGGCCTCATGGAGGCGCAGGAGATCGTGGTGTCGAGTGCCGCCTGGACACCCGGGCTGCCGGAGGACCGGCAGCCCGTGGATCCGGCGGAGCGGGCCGGGGATGTCACCGAAGCCCTCCTGCGGCTGCCCCCGACCCGACGGGCCACCAGGCTCCTCGCCGTCGACGGCGCCGGAGGATCGGGCAAGACGACCTTGGCCACGGTGGTGGCCGCGCGTCTCGACGGCGCCGTCGTGGTGCACGTGGACGACTTCTACCGCCCCATGCCCGAGCGCGAGCGACTCGACGCGGAACAGGGCTACCACCGCTACTTCGACTGGGAGCGCCTGCGTGACCAGGTCCTGATACCGCTGCGGGCCGACCGGGCCGCCCGCTACCAGCTCTACGACTGGAGCACCGGACGGCTGGGGGCCTGGCGCGAGGTCGCCGCCGGCAGCGTGGTGATCGTCGAGGGGGTCTACTCCGCCCGCCCGGAAACGGCCCCCTACTACGACCTCACCGCCTACGTGGACACCCCTCGGGACGTCTGCCTGCGAAGGGTGCGCGCACGCGGTGAGAACTCCGAGGCATGGATCCTGCGCTGGCGCGCCGCCGAGGACCACTACCTGCGCACGACCTGGCCCCAGACCCGGGCCGACCTCCTCGTCAGGGGCTACTGA